TGGGTTCGCGCACGGCGTGCGCGCGCGCCGGCTCGACGACGGCACGGTCGTCCTGCTCGTGCCCGAGGGGATCGTCAATCTCAACCCGACCGCGGCCGCCACGGTCGAGCTTTTCGATGGCACGCGCTCGTGCGCGGCGATCGCGGCCGAGCTAGCCGCACGTTTCGCTGCGCCGCGTGAGTCGATCGCGGCCGACGTCGCCGGATTGGCCGACCGTCTCGCCGCGCGCGGCTGGGTCTTCTTCTCTTCTGATACGCCGTCAAACGCCATGCCGTCAGACGAGCAGCCGGCATGAGCGGATACCAGCCGCTGTCGCTGCTTGCGGAGCTGACCTATCGCTGCAACCTGCAATGTCCGTACTGCTATAACCCGCTAGACCTGCGGGCCTACGGCGACGAGCTCGATGAGAGCGCGTGGTCGCGGGT
Above is a genomic segment from Candidatus Eremiobacteraceae bacterium containing:
- the pqqD gene encoding pyrroloquinoline quinone biosynthesis peptide chaperone PqqD; the protein is MNLDERVPGFAHGVRARRLDDGTVVLLVPEGIVNLNPTAAATVELFDGTRSCAAIAAELAARFAAPRESIAADVAGLADRLAARGWVFFSSDTPSNAMPSDEQPA